Proteins encoded by one window of Amaranthus tricolor cultivar Red isolate AtriRed21 chromosome 4, ASM2621246v1, whole genome shotgun sequence:
- the LOC130810236 gene encoding receptor protein-tyrosine kinase CEPR1-like, with the protein MNLQSIFSLSFFILLLSMINCHGAATDKQSQYFTLMKSSLSGNTLFEWTSMGESSYCNYTGISCNLRGQVVQMNIAGRSLKGSFPPDVCNYLPELRILNVSENSITGRFPHSITNCSRLEVLSISNLLLGGSLPNFSGMKSLRVMDLSMNRFNGDFPLSIFNLTNLEEVNFNMNERFNAWELPTNITQLTRLKTLILSTTILQGSIPASLGNVTTLIDLELSGNFLKGKIPSELGMLKNLKTLMLYYNELSGKIPDEMGNLTELVELDMSVNLLIGRIPNSICNLPKLQALQLYNNSLTGDISAALGNSSVLNTLSIYENFLTGKIPQNLGNSTAMIEIDISENQFSGELPPDVCRGGKLFYFLALSNLFTGTIPESYADCTSLIRFRVSKNRLVGSVPEGIFGLPRANIIDLAENQMIGTISKAIANAKNMSELFVQNNRLSGVLPQEISEAVNLVKIDLSNNFLYGPLPDELSKLKKLNLLMLRNNNFSSSIPDSLSKLKSLSILDLSNNQLTGNIPENLSKLLPHTINLSNNHLSGPIPLPLMQGELEESFLGNPNLCLGVRNDLSYKNFPLCPQRNQQKRLIWVSATLASAIILMLIAIVMFMKRCSTHKK; encoded by the coding sequence ATGAACCTTCAATCTATCTTCAGTTTATCCTTTTTCATATTATTACTGTCAATGATCAACTGTCACGGAGCTGCAACCGATAAGCAGTCTCAATATTTCACCCTTATGAAAAGTTCGCTTTCAGGCAATACCTTATTTGAATGGACTTCCATGGGAGAGAGTTCATATTGTAACTACACCGGAATCAGCTGTAATCTTCGAGGCCAAGTTGTTCAAATGAATATTGCAGGACGATCACTGAAGGGCTCGTTTCCTCCAGATGTATGTAACTACTTACCAGAGCTTCGAATTCTTAATGTTAGTGAAAACAGTATCACAGGCAGGTTTCCACACAGTATCACCAATTGCTCTCGCTTGGAAGTTCTTAGCATCAGCAATTTATTACTCGGTGGGAGCCTACCAAACTTTTCAGGCATGAAATCCCTCCGGGTGATGGATTTGTCGATGAATCGATTCAATGGAGACTTCCCTTTATCTATTTTTAACCTCACTAATCTCGAGGAGGTTAACTTCAACATGAATGAACGTTTCAACGCATGGGAACTTCCAACGAACATCACTCAGTTGACGCGGCTTAAAACATTAATCTTGTCAACTACCATACTTCAGGGAAGCATTCCAGCATCCTTGGGGAACGTAACCACCCTCATTGATCTTGAACTAAGCGGGAACTTTCTCAAGGGAAAGATTCCTTCGGAACTAGGGATGTTGAAGAATCTTAAGACTCTCATGCTTTACTACAATGAGCTAAGCGGAAAAATACCGGATGAGATGGGAAATCTAACAGAACTTGTGGAATTAGACATGTCGGTAAACTTACTGATAGGGAGAATACCGAATTCAATATGCAATCTTCCCAAGCTTCAGGCTTTGCAGCTTTACAATAACAGCCTGACAGGCGATATTTCGGCTGCTTTAGGGAACTCGAGTGTTTTGAATACATTATCTATCTATGAGAACTTTCTGACCGGAAAAATTCCACAGAATCTTGGGAATTCAACAGCTATGATTGAAATAGATATCTCGGAAAATCAGTTCTCCGGTGAACTGCCACCTGATGTCTGCAGAGGAGGTAAACTGTTTTACTTTCTCGCTCTTTCAAACCTGTTCACTGGTACTATACCTGAAAGTTATGCAGATTGTACATCACTAATACGATTTCGTGTTAGTAAAAACCGATTGGTTGGCTCAGTACCTGAAGGAATTTTCGGTCTTCCTCGTGCAAACATCATTGACTTGGCTGAAAATCAAATGATCGGAACAATATCTAAAGCAATTGCAAATGCAAAAAATATGTCGGAGCTCTTTGTTCAGAATAACAGATTATCAGGAGTTCTGCCGCAAGAGATCTCGGAAGCAGTTAATTTAGTGAAAATCGATCTAAGTAATAATTTTCTTTACGGTCCTTTACCTGATGAACTAAGTAAACTCAAGAAGCTAAATCTCTTAATGCTGAGAAACAACAATTTCAGTTCCTCTATCCCAGACTCACTGTCTAAACTGAAGTCACTAAGCATTCTTGACCTGTCCAACAACCAGTTGACAGGGAACATCCCCGAAAACCTATCTAAACTACTTCCCCACACTATTAATCTATCGAATAATCATCTTTCTGGCCCTATTCCACTCCCACTTATGCAAGGAGAGCTGGAAgaaagtttcttgggaaacccAAATCTCTGTCTTGGTGTACGTAATGATTTATCATATAAAAACTTCCCTCTTTGTCCACAAAGAAACCAACAAAAGAGATTGATATGGGTAAGTGCGACACTGGCCTCAGCTATTATTCTGATGCTAATTGCAATTGTGATGTTCATGAAACGCTGCTCAACGCATAAGAAATAG